From one Desulfovulcanus ferrireducens genomic stretch:
- the sppA gene encoding signal peptide peptidase SppA codes for MENKLKFSQKHPLLFGFALILTAMVLIIGAMAVFNFFFFKAHRNSFFGTKVGVVHINGLIADSLRITNWIDELAKDNAIKGVIVRINSPGGVVGPSQEIYAALQALARKKKVVASMGSVAASGGYYIACAAHKIVANPGTLTASIGVKAKLTNMQGLMQKLGIAEQTVTSGKLKNAGTIFRPLTPEEKKYFQSLVNDMHDQFVQDVARGRHMDIEKVRALADGRAMTGRQAKEAGLVDELGGFNKSLDVLRLLTGIKGEISLVQGPPEKSSLLEKFLGKLTFKEQILGPRWVFTYE; via the coding sequence CTTTAATTCTAACGGCTATGGTCCTGATCATCGGGGCCATGGCCGTTTTTAATTTCTTCTTTTTTAAGGCCCACAGAAATTCATTTTTCGGAACCAAGGTCGGTGTGGTCCATATAAATGGTCTGATAGCTGATTCCCTGCGTATTACCAATTGGATTGACGAACTGGCCAAGGATAATGCCATAAAAGGGGTCATTGTGCGAATTAATTCACCCGGCGGAGTTGTTGGTCCTTCCCAAGAAATCTATGCTGCTCTTCAAGCCCTGGCCCGGAAAAAAAAGGTCGTGGCTTCAATGGGCTCTGTGGCTGCCTCCGGGGGCTATTATATTGCCTGTGCCGCACATAAAATTGTGGCCAACCCCGGCACTTTGACTGCCAGCATCGGCGTCAAGGCAAAACTCACCAACATGCAGGGACTCATGCAAAAATTGGGAATTGCCGAGCAGACCGTTACCAGTGGAAAATTAAAAAATGCCGGGACCATATTTCGGCCTTTAACCCCGGAAGAAAAAAAGTACTTTCAATCTCTGGTTAATGATATGCATGACCAGTTTGTCCAGGATGTGGCCAGAGGACGGCACATGGACATAGAAAAGGTACGGGCCCTGGCTGATGGTCGGGCCATGACCGGTCGGCAGGCCAAAGAAGCTGGTCTGGTGGATGAGTTGGGTGGATTTAACAAGTCTCTGGATGTCTTACGTTTGTTAACTGGAATTAAAGGGGAAATTTCCCTGGTGCAGGGTCCACCTGAAAAGTCGTCACTGTTAGAAAAATTTTTAGGTAAGCTTACTTTCAAAGAGCAAATTCTGGGGCCTCGGTGGGTATTTACCTATGAATAA
- the mqnE gene encoding aminofutalosine synthase MqnE, which yields MNKTQEVIDKVSQGLRISLSEALELVKRASIHDLGSLAYQVRSKLYGQQAFYIYNQHINYTNICQNACRFCAYSKSPDQDGAYTYSIEQIKDEVRSRIKEPITEIHIVGGLNPDLPYSYYLQLLKSIKEIRPDVKIKAFTAVEIAFLAQKYGISPRKVLHELHEAGLDALPGGGAEVFDPKLRQKLCPEKISGKAWLDIHREAHKQGIPTNCTMLFGHIETWEDRLNHLQFLRDLQDESGGFLCFIPLPYQPANNNLKADGPDGLDFLRMIAISRIFLDNIPHIKAYWVFAGIKAAQLALWYGADDFDGTIVEEKIGHAAGADTPRGLTVKALCKLIQKAEFTPVERDTFFNVSP from the coding sequence ATGAATAAGACTCAAGAAGTCATCGATAAGGTAAGTCAGGGTTTAAGAATTTCTTTAAGTGAAGCCCTGGAACTGGTTAAGAGAGCTTCCATTCATGATCTGGGCAGCCTGGCCTATCAGGTGCGTAGCAAATTATACGGACAGCAGGCCTTTTATATATACAATCAACATATTAATTACACCAATATCTGTCAAAATGCTTGCAGATTCTGTGCATACAGCAAGAGCCCTGACCAAGACGGCGCATATACCTACTCAATAGAGCAAATAAAAGACGAAGTTCGTAGCCGGATAAAAGAACCCATTACCGAAATCCATATTGTAGGAGGACTAAACCCAGATCTACCCTACTCTTATTATTTACAGTTACTAAAAAGTATAAAAGAGATCCGCCCTGATGTAAAAATAAAGGCCTTTACCGCTGTTGAGATCGCTTTTTTGGCCCAAAAATACGGGATTTCTCCTCGCAAGGTACTGCATGAATTGCACGAGGCTGGTTTGGATGCCTTGCCAGGTGGCGGTGCCGAGGTGTTTGATCCGAAACTCAGACAAAAACTCTGCCCGGAAAAGATTTCTGGCAAGGCCTGGCTGGATATCCATAGAGAGGCGCATAAACAAGGCATTCCTACCAATTGCACCATGCTCTTTGGGCACATTGAAACTTGGGAAGATCGCTTGAATCATCTCCAGTTCTTACGTGACCTTCAGGATGAAAGCGGTGGCTTTTTGTGCTTTATTCCTCTGCCGTATCAACCTGCAAATAATAATTTAAAAGCTGATGGCCCCGATGGTCTCGACTTTTTGCGCATGATTGCCATCTCCAGGATCTTCCTTGACAATATTCCCCATATCAAGGCCTACTGGGTTTTTGCCGGCATCAAGGCTGCACAGCTTGCCTTGTGGTACGGTGCTGATGACTTTGACGGAACAATCGTCGAGGAGAAGATTGGCCACGCTGCTGGTGCTGACACCCCCAGGGGGTTAACCGTCAAAGCCCTTTGCAAGCTTATTCAAAAAGCAGAATTTACACCTGTTGAAAGGGATACTTTTTTTAACGTCAGCCCGTAA
- a CDS encoding D-2-hydroxyacid dehydrogenase, with protein sequence MQYKIVFLDRSTLKIDIKRPGFPHHWEEFERTREDEVVARLKEADIAITNKVPLRRATLEKLPSLKMIAVAATGTDHIDIDFCRARGIVVANIRDYACNAVSEHVFMLILALRRNLLAYQEDIHAGLWSKSDQFCLFTHPIHDIHGSTLGIIGYGALGQAVARLAKAFGMQVLLAEHKNAQTIRSGRTPFETVLSESDIVTLHCPLTPDTRNLISLPELKLMKSSSLLINTARGGVVDENALALALQEGLIAGAGFDVLSIEPPREDHVLLKLNQPNFILTPHIAWASEEAMSNLADQLIENIESFVRGNPQNLVT encoded by the coding sequence TTGCAGTATAAAATAGTATTTTTGGATCGTTCTACCCTGAAAATAGATATCAAAAGACCTGGTTTCCCTCATCACTGGGAAGAATTTGAGCGGACCAGAGAAGACGAAGTTGTAGCTAGGCTTAAAGAGGCAGACATTGCGATCACCAACAAGGTTCCCCTACGCAGGGCCACCCTAGAGAAGTTGCCCAGCTTGAAAATGATCGCTGTTGCAGCGACAGGCACAGACCATATAGACATAGATTTTTGCCGAGCCCGGGGAATTGTTGTGGCTAATATCCGCGATTATGCCTGTAATGCAGTCTCGGAACACGTTTTTATGCTTATTTTGGCTTTACGGCGTAACTTGCTCGCTTATCAGGAGGATATCCACGCAGGGTTATGGTCGAAGTCTGATCAGTTTTGTTTGTTTACTCATCCTATTCATGATATTCACGGCAGTACCTTGGGGATAATCGGCTATGGAGCACTGGGGCAGGCCGTTGCACGCCTGGCTAAGGCCTTTGGTATGCAGGTGCTTTTAGCTGAGCACAAAAATGCGCAGACTATTCGTTCTGGCAGGACGCCATTTGAAACAGTTTTGAGTGAAAGCGATATTGTAACCCTTCATTGCCCCCTCACCCCCGATACAAGAAATCTCATCTCCCTGCCCGAACTCAAATTAATGAAATCCTCAAGTCTATTGATCAACACTGCTCGCGGCGGGGTAGTCGATGAAAATGCCCTGGCTCTGGCCTTACAGGAAGGTCTCATCGCTGGGGCCGGTTTTGATGTCTTAAGTATAGAACCGCCCCGGGAAGACCATGTACTACTCAAACTGAATCAGCCTAACTTTATCCTCACGCCGCATATTGCCTGGGCAAGTGAGGAGGCCATGAGCAACCTGGCTGATCAGTTGATAGAAAACATTGAATCGTTTGTAAGGGGCAACCCCCAAAATTTAGTCACTTGA
- a CDS encoding methyl-accepting chemotaxis protein — MSLKGKMIALCLLASSIPLCIIGYYSVNLATDILQKRTYSQLESLRDLKKYSMQKIINRWMIDLEKISSEKDTLKAYSQFKRYLKSEDVEPGQPMDVQNSYYQKLHEMYGSSLKYYVKILGYEDVLLIDPNGRVIFTVAKKPDIGQDLAFGELKDSHLAKSWRAAAQEGKIVFTDVKPYPPYNNQPSAFLISPLKGDQENAGFVALKISFKEIKSLMNLRPSLGNTGETILVGQDYLMRSDSYLDPENHSLEASFLNPDKGRVQCQAITLALAGKSGLMTDVDYRGEVALSAYAPITIKNVVWGLIVKKDRDEAFAEVRTLKQASFIVGGATITLVILIMLYFLRRELIKPIESLKQFAQKVADGDLEANVDGKFKAELNELFEANLQMVQHLKEKINQANRSRLEAQKQTEKAQMALNEANKARKEAEEATQRGRLQAAQKLEGIVEEITTESDLISTKVAEVSKGVRVQQSQIQEMTTAMEQINMTVMDVAKNASEAANSARDTKDKAANGFKIVKKAIDAIDEVNDMSSNLKDNLHQLGVKVEAINQVMDVINDIADQTNLLALNAAIEAARAGDAGRGFAVVADEVRKLAERTMGATHEVGETISKIINSTQQNIDHMDGTVALVAKATELANKSGETLREIVDLSEHTSTQIQNIATATEEQSQATEEISRSLEGINEIANTTAEEMMRSAQATQGLAEEVKELQALVQELKGTN, encoded by the coding sequence TTGAGTTTAAAAGGAAAAATGATTGCCCTATGTTTGCTGGCAAGTTCCATTCCTTTGTGTATTATTGGTTATTATAGCGTGAATCTTGCGACAGATATACTCCAAAAAAGGACTTATTCTCAGCTTGAATCGCTCAGGGATCTTAAAAAGTACTCCATGCAAAAGATCATTAACCGCTGGATGATAGACCTAGAAAAAATTTCTTCAGAAAAGGATACCCTCAAAGCCTATTCCCAGTTTAAGCGCTACCTCAAGTCCGAAGACGTCGAGCCTGGTCAGCCAATGGACGTACAAAATTCTTATTATCAAAAACTACATGAGATGTACGGATCTTCCCTGAAATATTATGTAAAGATCCTGGGATACGAAGATGTCCTGTTGATTGATCCTAATGGCAGGGTTATATTTACTGTCGCCAAAAAACCAGACATTGGCCAGGATTTGGCATTCGGAGAACTCAAAGATTCACATCTGGCAAAGTCATGGCGTGCTGCTGCCCAAGAAGGAAAAATAGTTTTTACCGATGTCAAACCCTACCCTCCCTATAACAATCAGCCCTCTGCCTTCCTGATCTCTCCTCTTAAGGGAGACCAAGAAAATGCCGGATTTGTTGCCCTAAAAATATCCTTTAAGGAAATCAAATCCCTAATGAACCTGCGCCCAAGCCTTGGAAATACCGGCGAGACCATACTTGTTGGTCAAGACTACCTGATGCGCTCGGATTCATACCTTGATCCGGAAAATCACTCCCTAGAGGCATCTTTCCTTAATCCAGATAAAGGACGGGTGCAATGCCAAGCTATCACCCTTGCCCTGGCTGGTAAATCAGGGCTGATGACCGATGTTGACTACAGAGGAGAAGTCGCTCTCTCAGCTTATGCGCCGATCACTATAAAAAACGTGGTTTGGGGGCTTATCGTCAAAAAGGATCGGGATGAGGCATTTGCCGAGGTCAGGACACTAAAACAAGCTTCATTTATCGTTGGAGGCGCTACCATTACATTGGTAATACTTATTATGCTCTATTTCTTGCGAAGAGAGTTAATAAAACCAATCGAGTCCCTAAAACAATTTGCACAAAAGGTGGCTGATGGCGACCTTGAAGCCAATGTCGATGGCAAATTCAAAGCAGAACTAAACGAACTGTTTGAGGCCAATTTACAGATGGTCCAACATCTTAAAGAAAAGATAAACCAGGCTAACAGGAGCAGACTTGAAGCCCAAAAACAGACCGAAAAGGCCCAAATGGCTCTAAACGAAGCCAACAAGGCCCGCAAAGAAGCCGAGGAGGCCACCCAACGAGGGAGGCTCCAGGCAGCCCAAAAACTTGAAGGTATTGTCGAGGAGATAACAACTGAATCAGATCTAATCTCCACTAAAGTCGCTGAAGTTAGCAAGGGGGTTCGTGTTCAACAGTCACAGATTCAAGAAATGACAACCGCTATGGAACAGATAAACATGACCGTAATGGATGTCGCTAAAAACGCCTCTGAAGCTGCTAATAGCGCAAGAGATACCAAGGACAAAGCTGCCAATGGATTCAAAATTGTTAAAAAAGCCATAGATGCCATAGATGAAGTTAACGATATGTCCTCGAATCTCAAGGATAATTTACACCAACTTGGTGTTAAGGTGGAGGCCATCAATCAAGTTATGGATGTTATAAACGACATAGCGGATCAAACCAATCTCCTCGCCTTGAATGCAGCCATTGAAGCGGCCAGGGCTGGCGACGCTGGCCGAGGATTCGCAGTTGTGGCCGATGAGGTAAGAAAACTCGCAGAAAGGACTATGGGGGCCACACACGAGGTTGGGGAAACAATCAGTAAAATTATCAATTCTACTCAGCAGAATATCGACCATATGGATGGGACAGTGGCCCTTGTGGCCAAAGCAACAGAGTTAGCCAATAAATCGGGCGAAACTTTGAGAGAAATTGTGGATTTGTCCGAACACACATCCACTCAAATACAAAATATCGCCACGGCAACCGAGGAGCAGTCTCAGGCCACTGAGGAAATAAGCAGGTCTTTGGAAGGCATAAACGAAATTGCCAACACCACTGCTGAAGAGATGATGCGCTCTGCCCAGGCCACTCAAGGCTTAGCCGAAGAGGTCAAAGAGCTTCAAGCTCTTGTCCAAGAACTAAAAGGAACAAATTAG
- a CDS encoding CDP-archaeol synthase, giving the protein MFFLKLLFLLWLINFAPPFLAFFLEDRWNTPVDMGKVFWDKKPLFGGHKTIRGIIAAIGAGGGIALLFGFPLWVGLTAGILSMAGDLISSFIKRRFSLTSGYDVPGLDQLFEGLFPLLFLKHYFSFSWLTFLAILIAFCIGAYVGSRFYKSILQKEPFSGYPRPVKPRIVFKELISCRIKSKILSQFLNFEDALFYHLLIQTFFKTLGLYKRGMANALNFKLREVYINHPKLPHNFEAYTILFMSDLHLDGLNGLTERLQTVLEQISVDLCILGGDYRMATHSTYLDAMGKLKRVISSIKTNDGIIAVLGNHDCLEMVEFLEEIGVKVLLNDALPIEHKGQTIWIVGVDDPHYYQCHDLDQAFEKVPQDAFSIFVAHTPKIYKEAAKHGADIYLAGHTHAGQIQIPPIGPVFTHCPAPRKYSQGLWSYRQVTGFTTSGVGVSGVPVRFNCSGEVVKIRLKRKPGNCLPSRQEEGK; this is encoded by the coding sequence ATGTTTTTTTTAAAATTACTATTTTTGCTTTGGCTGATTAATTTTGCCCCACCGTTTTTGGCCTTTTTTCTGGAAGACAGGTGGAATACCCCTGTAGACATGGGTAAAGTCTTCTGGGATAAGAAACCCCTTTTTGGTGGACACAAAACAATTCGTGGAATAATAGCCGCTATCGGTGCCGGGGGAGGAATCGCCCTTCTCTTTGGCTTCCCCCTCTGGGTTGGGCTAACAGCGGGAATTTTAAGTATGGCAGGAGATTTAATCTCCAGCTTCATCAAACGCAGGTTTTCTCTCACCTCTGGCTATGATGTTCCTGGCCTGGACCAGCTTTTCGAGGGGCTTTTCCCTCTTCTTTTTCTAAAACATTACTTTTCGTTTTCCTGGCTGACATTTCTCGCAATTCTGATAGCCTTTTGTATCGGCGCGTATGTGGGCTCCAGATTTTACAAGTCGATTCTTCAAAAAGAGCCATTTAGCGGCTATCCCAGGCCTGTTAAGCCTCGGATAGTTTTCAAAGAATTGATCTCGTGCAGGATCAAATCAAAAATTTTAAGCCAGTTCCTCAATTTTGAAGATGCTCTTTTCTATCACCTGCTTATCCAAACCTTTTTCAAAACACTTGGTTTATATAAAAGAGGAATGGCCAACGCCCTTAACTTTAAGCTAAGGGAAGTCTACATTAACCACCCCAAACTACCTCACAACTTTGAGGCATACACAATCCTCTTTATGAGCGACCTGCACCTAGACGGACTAAACGGTTTGACCGAACGATTACAAACTGTGCTTGAACAAATCTCAGTGGATCTCTGCATCCTGGGTGGAGATTACAGGATGGCCACCCACAGTACATATCTGGATGCTATGGGTAAGTTAAAGCGAGTCATATCCAGCATAAAAACCAATGACGGGATAATAGCCGTGCTTGGAAACCATGATTGTCTTGAAATGGTCGAATTCCTGGAAGAAATTGGGGTCAAGGTCCTGCTCAATGATGCCCTCCCAATTGAACATAAAGGACAAACAATCTGGATAGTTGGAGTTGACGATCCTCACTACTACCAATGCCACGATCTAGACCAGGCTTTTGAAAAGGTTCCCCAGGATGCGTTTTCTATTTTCGTGGCCCACACTCCAAAAATATACAAAGAAGCAGCGAAGCACGGAGCAGATATCTACCTTGCCGGCCATACTCATGCAGGACAGATACAAATACCACCCATAGGTCCTGTTTTTACCCACTGCCCTGCACCTAGAAAATACAGCCAAGGGCTTTGGAGTTACAGACAGGTGACTGGATTTACTACTTCCGGAGTAGGAGTATCCGGAGTGCCGGTACGGTTCAATTGCTCTGGTGAAGTCGTTAAGATCCGGTTAAAACGAAAACCAGGAAATTGTCTGCCCAGCCGGCAAGAAGAGGGGAAATAG
- a CDS encoding AAA family ATPase: MKIAVTGKGGVGKTTVAGILARLFSDEGYRVLAVDADPDANLASALGIPESQYKKITPFSKMKKLAEERTGASGGYGSYFILNPKVDDLPEKYCVEHQGVKLLLMGTVEQGGSGCFCPEHALLKSLMKHLLIEREDVVIMDMEAGIEHLGRGTAESVDALLVVVEPGRRSIQTAMQIKSLAEDLGLKRVFAVGSKVVDEADVQFIRKNLVDLELLGFVYLSEEVKKADLEGVSPFDVGGMVVEGVRSIKARLVAKLNN, encoded by the coding sequence ATGAAAATAGCGGTTACAGGCAAAGGTGGCGTGGGGAAAACTACAGTTGCCGGGATACTTGCTCGCCTTTTTTCTGATGAGGGCTATCGTGTTTTGGCCGTAGATGCTGACCCGGATGCTAACCTAGCATCAGCTCTAGGTATACCCGAATCCCAATATAAAAAGATAACCCCCTTTTCAAAGATGAAAAAATTGGCTGAAGAACGCACCGGGGCAAGTGGCGGGTACGGCTCGTATTTTATTTTGAATCCTAAAGTGGACGACTTGCCTGAGAAGTATTGTGTGGAACATCAAGGGGTTAAGCTATTGCTTATGGGAACTGTTGAGCAGGGTGGTAGCGGTTGTTTTTGCCCGGAGCATGCGTTGCTCAAAAGCTTGATGAAACACCTTTTGATTGAAAGAGAAGATGTGGTGATCATGGATATGGAAGCCGGTATTGAGCATCTGGGTCGAGGTACTGCTGAGTCGGTTGATGCCTTGTTGGTGGTTGTTGAGCCTGGTCGGAGAAGCATCCAAACCGCTATGCAGATCAAAAGCTTGGCTGAGGATCTAGGGCTCAAAAGAGTTTTTGCGGTGGGTAGTAAAGTAGTTGATGAGGCTGATGTTCAATTTATTAGGAAAAATTTGGTTGATTTGGAGTTGTTGGGTTTTGTTTATCTAAGTGAAGAGGTCAAAAAGGCTGACTTGGAAGGGGTTTCACCTTTTGATGTCGGCGGCATGGTAGTTGAAGGAGTAAGATCAATCAAAGCCCGGTTGGTGGCAAAGTTGAATAATTAG
- the cooS gene encoding anaerobic carbon-monoxide dehydrogenase catalytic subunit, with amino-acid sequence MSNKRSVDPCVDQLVPIANKEGIETVWDRYEAMKPQCGFGQLGVCCRICWKGPCRIDPFGNGPQRGVCGADAHTIVARNLIRMIAAGAAAHSEHGRHVALTLLAAGEGHAPAYRIKDEQKLRSIAEKLNLEPAGKDLKQLAKEVALASLEDFSRQERTTPCSWAKETMTTERVDKLCKLRVMPHNIDAVVTEIMGRTHVGCDADAVNVMLGGLKGALADYTGMYLSTELSDVIFGTPEPVVTAANLGVLKENAVNIAVHGHNPLLSEIVCDVALKMNEEAKKAGAEDGINIVGICCTGNEVMMRRGIPLASNYLSQELAIITGAVDAMVVDVQCIMPSISKISECFHTEVITTLNENKITGATHIEFHEDTALDSAKKIVELAIDAFKRRDNSRVNIPSYKQTAITGFSAEAIISALSKLDANDPLKPLIDNIVNGNIQGIALFAGCNNPQTTQDNSFITIAKELAKNNVLILATGCGAGAFAKNGLMTQEATVAYAGDSLKAVLTAIGEAAGLNGPMPLVLHMGSCVDNTRAVKVAVAVADKLGVDLDKLPLVASAPEAMAEKAVAIGTWAVALGLPTHIGVVPQVLGSSVVAEFLTEKAKDLVGGYFIVETDPKKAAEKLIAVIKQRREGLGI; translated from the coding sequence ATGAGTAACAAAAGATCTGTTGATCCTTGTGTCGATCAATTGGTTCCCATTGCCAATAAAGAAGGTATTGAAACAGTTTGGGATCGTTATGAGGCAATGAAACCACAATGCGGTTTTGGTCAGTTAGGAGTTTGCTGTCGTATTTGTTGGAAAGGGCCTTGCCGAATCGATCCCTTTGGCAACGGACCACAAAGAGGTGTTTGTGGGGCAGATGCTCACACTATAGTCGCCCGAAACTTGATCCGCATGATTGCAGCGGGCGCTGCCGCTCATTCCGAGCATGGTCGTCATGTGGCCTTAACCTTATTGGCAGCTGGAGAAGGACACGCGCCTGCATACAGGATTAAGGACGAACAAAAATTAAGAAGTATAGCGGAAAAATTAAATTTGGAACCGGCAGGCAAAGATTTAAAGCAACTAGCAAAAGAAGTAGCTTTGGCTAGCCTGGAGGATTTTTCCCGCCAGGAGCGCACTACACCTTGTAGCTGGGCCAAGGAAACCATGACCACTGAGCGGGTAGATAAACTGTGCAAACTTCGGGTTATGCCGCATAATATTGATGCCGTTGTCACCGAAATTATGGGGCGCACCCATGTCGGGTGTGATGCCGATGCAGTAAACGTTATGCTTGGAGGATTAAAGGGGGCGCTGGCTGATTATACTGGAATGTATCTCTCAACAGAACTGTCCGATGTTATTTTTGGCACGCCTGAGCCTGTAGTTACTGCAGCCAACCTTGGGGTGCTAAAGGAAAATGCCGTTAATATAGCGGTTCACGGTCATAATCCTTTATTGAGTGAAATCGTTTGTGACGTAGCCCTTAAAATGAACGAAGAGGCCAAGAAAGCCGGTGCAGAAGATGGCATTAACATTGTCGGTATTTGCTGTACAGGTAACGAAGTAATGATGCGGCGTGGAATTCCTCTGGCCTCTAACTACCTGTCTCAAGAGCTTGCCATTATAACGGGCGCTGTAGATGCTATGGTCGTGGATGTGCAGTGTATTATGCCCTCTATTAGTAAAATAAGCGAATGTTTCCATACAGAAGTAATTACTACTTTAAATGAAAACAAGATTACCGGCGCTACTCATATAGAGTTCCACGAGGATACGGCCTTGGACAGTGCCAAAAAGATTGTAGAGCTGGCAATTGATGCCTTTAAAAGACGAGATAACAGTAGAGTTAACATTCCTTCTTATAAACAAACAGCTATTACAGGCTTCAGTGCAGAGGCGATCATATCGGCTTTGAGTAAATTAGATGCAAATGATCCCTTGAAACCTTTAATTGATAACATAGTTAATGGAAACATTCAGGGCATTGCGTTGTTTGCCGGATGTAACAACCCCCAGACAACTCAAGACAATAGTTTTATTACTATTGCTAAAGAGTTGGCCAAAAATAACGTATTGATACTAGCCACTGGTTGTGGAGCTGGTGCTTTTGCCAAGAATGGTTTAATGACCCAAGAAGCGACAGTGGCCTATGCCGGAGACTCCCTAAAAGCCGTGCTCACTGCTATAGGAGAGGCAGCCGGTCTTAACGGCCCTATGCCTTTAGTACTACACATGGGCTCATGTGTTGATAATACCAGAGCTGTTAAAGTAGCTGTGGCCGTTGCCGACAAGTTGGGTGTAGATTTGGACAAGTTGCCATTAGTAGCCTCTGCCCCTGAGGCTATGGCAGAGAAGGCTGTCGCGATTGGAACATGGGCGGTTGCATTAGGCTTACCAACCCATATCGGAGTCGTGCCTCAAGTTCTGGGGTCTTCTGTAGTTGCTGAATTTTTAACAGAAAAGGCAAAAGATTTGGTTGGAGGTTACTTTATCGTAGAAACTGATCCGAAAAAGGCTGCTGAGAAATTGATTGCTGTAATTAAGCAAAGACGTGAGGGGTTAGGTATTTAA
- a CDS encoding 4Fe-4S dicluster domain-containing protein encodes MERIKENYFIYADPTKCLGCKSCELACAVAHADSDLLTAVAQGVRLQPRNSVVQSNNLIMPIQCRQCEDAPCALACPTGAIYQEEGMVKINEKSCVGCKVCVMVCPFGAITVTADEAENGSSRTKKGKARKCDLCYSRMKDNKELSCACVEACPTKAIMLVDIESYRKKLLEARAKEAVQAYKHI; translated from the coding sequence TTGGAAAGAATTAAAGAAAATTACTTTATTTATGCTGATCCAACAAAGTGTCTAGGTTGTAAAAGTTGTGAATTGGCTTGTGCTGTTGCTCATGCTGATTCTGACTTACTGACTGCAGTTGCTCAAGGGGTACGATTACAGCCAAGAAACTCAGTTGTTCAATCTAATAACCTGATCATGCCTATTCAATGTAGACAATGTGAAGATGCCCCTTGTGCTCTCGCCTGTCCTACAGGGGCAATATACCAGGAAGAAGGAATGGTTAAAATAAATGAGAAAAGCTGTGTTGGTTGCAAGGTTTGCGTCATGGTATGTCCTTTCGGAGCGATCACGGTAACTGCAGATGAGGCCGAAAACGGTAGCAGTCGAACTAAAAAAGGCAAAGCAAGAAAATGTGATCTTTGTTACAGCAGAATGAAGGATAACAAAGAACTGTCTTGTGCCTGTGTTGAGGCGTGTCCTACCAAGGCAATAATGTTGGTAGATATTGAAAGTTATCGCAAAAAACTCCTTGAGGCTAGAGCAAAGGAAGCTGTGCAAGCCTATAAACACATATGA
- the hypA gene encoding hydrogenase maturation nickel metallochaperone HypA, whose translation MHEMAIVDNLFKIINVKIKEHQIQKVLKVKLKVGEMTAVEEMTLTKCFEVYAQNTVVEGAELIIERVPLQGKCLDCTNVFRVYNYKFQCPKCESRSVEIIAGRELYIENLEIEQ comes from the coding sequence ATGCACGAGATGGCAATAGTCGATAATTTATTTAAGATTATCAATGTTAAAATAAAAGAACATCAGATTCAAAAGGTCTTAAAGGTAAAACTAAAAGTGGGAGAGATGACAGCAGTGGAAGAAATGACTTTGACAAAATGTTTTGAAGTTTATGCGCAAAACACTGTTGTTGAAGGAGCAGAATTAATTATTGAACGAGTTCCGCTGCAGGGAAAGTGTCTAGATTGTACCAATGTCTTCCGTGTATATAATTATAAATTTCAATGTCCTAAATGTGAAAGCAGATCGGTTGAAATCATCGCAGGAAGAGAATTGTACATTGAGAATTTGGAAATAGAACAATAG